A segment of the Erythrobacter sp. F6033 genome:
GCCGGGGCAAGCGACGGATTCGCAGCGACCTTCTCACGCGCGATCAACAGTGCGTCGATCACCGTGTTGCCAGTGATGTGAATTGCACCTTCCGGTACATTCTCCGCCCGCAAGGAGGCGGCAGCGTTTTCAGTCGGGGCGAAGTGGAGGTCAGCCACTGCGCCGGTAACTTTGCGGTTCACTTCCTCTGGCCAAGGCGAATAGATATCGCCGCTGCGCAAGCCTGCTTCAACATGGCCGACGGGGATACGCCGGAAGTAGCAGGCGAGGGTGGCCATCATCGTTGTGAGCGTATCGCCGTGGACCAGAACCCGGTCCGGCTTTTCAGCATCCAGAGCTTCGCCAAACCGCGTAATAATCCGCGCTGACAGCGCGTCGAGGCTCTGTCCCGGCTGCATCAGGTCAAGGTCGATATCCGGCTTAATGCCGGCAATATCCATCACCTGATCAAGCATCTCGCGGTGTTGCGCTGTGACCGCGACGCAAACATTAAACTGCTCAGTTGCGCGAAGCGCCTGAACCACGGGAAACATCTTGATCGCTTCGGGACGGGTACCGAAAGTGACCATGATCTTGGGGCGCGATTGCGCGTCGCTCATCGCTTGAGCATTCCTCGCGTATCGAACGTGATCTTGCCCGCAAGATCGGACGGTGTGAGGTGTTTGAAGGCGGTGTGATCGACAAGCACGACAACGATTTCTGCTTCAGAAAGCGCTTCGTCAAGAGTCGTGAGTTTCGCACCGGAGTTGGTGAGCTCCTCGCTCAGCTTTTCGGCAAAGGGTTCAACGATCAGCATTCGCTCCCCGCAATCGGCGGAAAGAGCCTCAGCAATTTCGAGCGCAGGGCTTTCGCGGAAGTCGTCGATATCGGGTTTAAATGCGAGGCCAAGGACGGCAACTTTCGCGTCTGGCACTGCCTGCAAAAGCCCGCGAATGCGTTGTTCTGTATGCACTGCTTTGTGATCGTTAACCTCGCGGGCCGTGCGAACGAGGCGCGCGGATTTTGGGGCACCGGCGACAAGGAACCAAGGGTCCACTGCGATGCAATGTCCACCGACACCGGGGCCGGGTTGAAGGATGTTTACGCGCGGATGGCGGTTGGCCAGACGGATAACGTCCCAAACATCGACACCGATTTCGTCAGCGATCATCGAAAGCTCGTTTGCGAAGGCGATGTTGACGTCGCGGAAGCTGTTTTCGACCAGTTTGACGGTCTCTGCGATGCGCGAGTTTGTGCTCAGACAATCGCCTTTCACAAAGCTCGCATAGAGATTGACTGCGCGCTCCGCACAGTCTGGCGTCATGCCGCCGATTACACGGTCATTCGCAACCAGTTCGCGCACGATCTTGCCTGGCAAAACACGCTCAGGGCAATAGGCCAAAGCGATATCGCCGCCTTCGGCATCTCCGAATGAAGGAATTTTCAGATCGGGCCGTATTTCAGCAATAATATCAGCGACTTTTTCGGTGGTTCCAACCGGAGAAGTGCTTTCAACAATAACGCATGCGCCGGGCAATATTTGCGGCGCAATAGAGCGTGCAGCAGCCTCGACGTAGGCGATATCGGGCTTGTTCTCTTTACCCAGAGGCGTGGGTACCGCGATCATGTAATAGTGCGCGGTGGGGACGGATGTCGAAGCCGTTAGGCGGCCAGTGTCGGTTGCGGTACGCACCAGCTGATCAAGGTCGCGCTCTTCGATGTGCACGCCGCCTGCATTGACAGTTTCGACAACCTTTTCAGATACATCGACGCCGCAAACGTTCCAGCCATAGCTTGCTAGAACGGCCGCTGTTGGAAGCCCGATATAGCCAAGGCCGATCACCGCGATCTGGTGATCAGGGGCCGGCTGGCTGACCGCATCTAGGCCGAAAGCGGTAGAGGTATCAAAAGGCGCGTTCATGAACTTTTAGTTCCCGAAGTTACGGGGCAATTCCCGAAATTACGCGGGTTTCATGCGCTCAAAGCCCTTAAAATCACGTTATCCTTGATACGATTTTTACCGTTTTCAAAAGGGGCAGAAAGGGACAGAAAGCGGTTGAGCGGTCTACAAACGGCCTGTTTCTATGAATTCGGCGACTGCAGCATGCAATTCATCGGCACCTGAAGATCGGTCCATTGGCCAATCCTTCTGGGCCAATCCTTCAGCAATTCGATCTGCCAATTCTGTCTCATCCATGGCCACCAGAATTCCGGTGCGAGAGCTCAATTTGTCAGCGGTCGCCAATTGATGATCGTTGCGATGCTCACCCAGACTCGCGCGGCGCGGCATGAGCACAATTGGTCTTCCGAAACGCTGCGCGGTTAGCACTGTGCCGATCCCGGCGTGACTGACGATCAAGCTGGCGCTCTGGACGAGCTTTTCAAACTCATCCGGCGCAATCCGCGCATGCGCTTCCATATTGACCGGCTTGTATTCGCCAGCACCGGTCTGCGCGAGGACAGGCATGTCCAGCGTCGGGGCGAGGGCGTCCATCGCCTTGATCAGCCGGTCAAAGCCGAGCTGCGTTCCAACAGTCACCAAAATCACAACACAGCCCCGCGAAATGCTGGTTTTTCATCATCGGCCAGATGTTCCCACTGTGTCAGACATTCATGCGCGAAAGTGAGGGAAAGCTGCCCGCACATGGACAGTTGATCTGCGTTGGCCACACTATCGATCCAAAGCGTTTTCGCCCCGATCAATCGGCCTGCGAGGATGCAGAAGAAACCGGGTGCAGCGCCGGTTGAGATGATGACATCTGGCCTCAACCGCAGCACGATCCAAAGTGCTACAACCGCGCACCATGCCGATCGAAAAGGGCGGGTCTTGTTGCAATCGGGCAGGATCGCCGCGCCTGGCAATCCGTGCTGCGCGGCCACTTCACTGTCGGTGGTGGCATAATGGATATCGTAAGGTTCGAACGCGGGACGCAGCAGCATCAGTTGTTCCCAATGCCCGCCGCCTGAAGCCGCCGCCAAGACTCGTTTTGTGGCTTTGCCCACTACCCAACACCTGCTTGCTTGGCCGCGTAATTGCGCGTCCTAGGCAGTATTGCGGAGCAGGCCGCAGTGTCAATCACAGGTGGATTGATGAAGCGCTCTTGCTCTCACTTGCGTCTCGCGCCAGAAGTCGGGGCCAAGAGGAGAGCTTTACATGACCAACAATGCTGGCCCGCTAAGCGGCCTGAAAGTCGTCGAGTTTGCAGGGATCGGTCCGGGACCGCACGTGGCGATGTTGCTGGCGGATTTGGGCGCGGAAGTCGTTCGGATTGATCGGCCTGGCGGCGGGGTGATGAACCCCGTTGTCGAGCGCGCGCGCAACCGGGTGACAGCCGATCTCAAAAGCGAAGAGGGCAAGGCGTTTTGCCGCGACGCGGCGAGCAAAGCCGACGTATTGATCGAAGGTTTGCGCCCAGGTGTAATGGAGCGTCTCGGTCTCGGGCCGGATGAACTGCTCGCCGACAATCCGCGGCTTATATATGCGCGGATGACGGGCTGGGGGCAGGACGGTCCGCTCGCGCAGGCGGCTGGCCACGACATCAACTATATCGCGCTAACCGGCGCGCTTGATGCAATTGGCAAGGCTGGAGAGACCGCCGTGCCGCCACAGAACCTTGTCGGTGATTTTGGCGGCGGGTCGATGTATTGTGCGTTCGGGATCATGGCCGCATTGTATGAGCGCGAACGGTCCGGCAAAGGTCAGGTTGTCGATGCGGCTATCGTCGATGGCACAACCAGCCTGATGAGTTTCTTTTTCGGTCTGCCCAAATCCGCAGTGCGCACGACCGAGCGCGGCAAAGGCCTTCTGGGCGGCGCGTCGCATTTCTATCGCTGCTTCAAATGTGCGGACGGGAAAGAGGTCTCCCTCGGTGCGATTGAGCCGCAATTCTACGCTGAACTCATCGCGAAATCGGGCGCGCCCGCTGAATTGACAGAGGGCCAGATGAACCCGGCGAACTGGGATGAAAATGCCGACAAAATGGCGGCATTGTTTGCCACAAAAACCCGCGATGAATGGTGCGAATTGCTCGAAGGAACAGACGCATGTTTCGCCCCGGTCATGGGCTTGGATGAAGCGCGCGAACATCCGCACATGAAAGCCCGCGAGGCTTTCGTCGAACATGATGGCGCGTGGCACACCGCACCCGCTCCGCGTTTCAGCAGGACACCGGGCAAAGTCCGGTCAAGCGCAGACAATGGCGCAGATATTGTCGCAGGCTGGACGAAAGGCTGAACCATGGCAGGCAAATTCTTTGACGAATGGCAGGTCGGCGACAGCGTGGAGCATGAAATCCGCCGCACTGTGACCGAGACCGATAATCTCCTCTTCTCCACCATGACCCACAATCCGCAGCCGCTTCATCTGGATGTCGAGGCCGCCAAGGAAAGCGGCTTTGGCCGGATCCTTGTGAATTCGACGTTCACATTTTCGCTGCTCGTGGGCCTTTCAGTGGGTGACACGACATTGGGCACGCTCGTCGCCAATCTCGGCTTTGATAAAGTCGTCACGCCAAAGCCTGTGTTTATCGGAGACACGATGCGTGCGCGCAGCGAGGTGAAGGAGCTGCGGGAAAGCAAATCGCGGCCCGAAGCCGGTATCGTTACCTTCACGCATGAGCTGCTCAATCAGCGCGACGAGGTGGTTTGCCGCTGCGAAAGGTCCGCTCTGCTGCGCCGTTCTGCTTGACGAACGGTAAGTTTCGGGCGCAAAGTCTGACGGAGGGATTTGAGAGGGAGGAGCGCACAATGCGCAATTGGACGAGTTTCGCACTTGCAGGCATTTCAGCATTGGCCCTGTCGGCCTGTGATAGCCTGACGCCGGTCGATGAAGCGCAAAGCGGCGATGGCGAGGGCACGATTGAGCTCGCCGAATTCCCTGACCGTCCATATTGGGGTGATACCCACCTGCACACGGACAATTCCGTCGATGCGTTCGGTTTTGGCGTGCGCCTCGGCCCGGAAGAGGCTTTGCAATTCGCGCGCGGTGATACGGTTACTGCGACCACCGGAGCGGAGGCAAAGCTTGCCCGCCCACTCGATTTTCTTGTGATTGCCGACCACTCTGATGGTCTGGGCGCGACACGCCGCCTTTACGATGCGCCGCGTTTTCTGATTCAGGATGAAACGCTGCTGCGCTGGCATGACATGATGCATGAAAGTCCGGAGCAATCGCAGCTTGCCATTGCCGAGCTGATCACGGCAGCGGCCAACAACACTTTGCCAGAGGCGATGCGCGATCCCGAGGCCAATAAAGAGAACACGCGTGACATCTGGACCGCGCATCTCGACACTTTGGACCGTTATAACAAGCCGGGCGAATTCACGGCGCTGGCCGGCTTCGAATGGACCCTGATGCCTGACGGAAACAACCTGCACCGTGTGGTGATGTTCCGCGATGGCAGCGACCGGACCAGTCAGGTGGTTCCGTTTCCAGGGTTGAGCACCACTGCCGAACAGCTGTGGGACTATATGGCGGCCTATTCGGAATCGACCGGCGGCAAAGCTCTGGCCATTCCGCACAATTCAAACCTGTCCAATGGCCTGATGTTTGAAATGACGATGCCGGACGGCTCGCCGATGACAGCGGAATACGCTGCCAAGCGTGCGGCGGCGGAACCCGTTGTCGAAGTCACCCAGATCAAAGGCGACAGTGAGACGCATCCATTCCTTTCGCCCAATGACGAAATGGCCGGGTTTGGGGTGACCGGCTGGGAGCTGGGCAACCTTCCGCTCACCGCCAAGACCACGGACGATATGCTCGCAGGTTCCTATGTCCGAGAGGCGCTCAAACGCGGGCTGTCACTCGAAGAGCAAATGGGCGTGAACCCTTATGCATTCGGCATGATCGGATCGACCGATAGCCACACCTCGCTGGCAACCGGCGACGAAGACAATTTCTGGGGCAAACACACCGGCAACGAGTACAACAACGCCGAACGCGCTCCGGCGGCTCAAAACCTCGGCACCCGCGTGGGCCGCTTTGGCTGGAATTACCTTGCGGGCGGCTATGCCGCGGCTTGGGCGCGCGGGAACACGCGGGCGGAAATCTTCGATGCGTTCCAGCGCCGCGAAGTCTACGCCACCACTGGCCCGCGTATGAGCGTGCGGGTGTTTGGCGGCTTCGGATTTGAAGACGCCGATTGGGACGGCGATTGGGTGCGCAAGGGCTATACCGAAGGCGTGCCGATGGGCGGCGAACTCACCAGCGGCGACGAAGCCCCGCGCTTTATGATCAGCGCGCTCAAAGACCCTGATGGCGCCAATCTGGACCGGGTGCAGATCGTCAAAGGCTATCTGGATAGCGAGGGCGAGATGCAGGAACAGGTCTATGATGTCGTGTGGAGCGACATGGAAAACCGCGCTATTTCCGGCGGCAAAGTGCCAGCCGTTGGGGATACGGTGGACCGCGAGAATGCAACCTACACCAACGATATCGGTGCACCGGAATTGCGCAGTGTCTGGACCGATCCCGACTACCAAGCGGGTCAGCGCGCGTTCTACTATGTCCGCGTGCTCGAAATTCCGACGCCGCGCTGGTCGCTGTTCGATGCCGTGCGGTTCGGTTTCACATTGAGCGAAGATGCGATGGCAGATGCCGTCGCTCAGGAACGCGCCTATACGTCGCCGATATGGTTGAAACCAAGCGCCTGAGGGTAATCGAATGACACTGCCGCGCTGGACCCGTGAGCCCTTGGTCCATTTCCTGATTGCGGGCGCTTTTGTCTATGCGTTCTTTGCTTGGATCGGAGGGACCGCGGTTGATCCGTCTTCGCGGGTGATCGATGTTGACCGCGATACGCAGGCGCAGCTTGCGCTTCAGTATGAGCGGACAATGGGCCGCGCTCCGACCGATGCAGAGCTGGATGCGCAGATCGAGCAATTTGTACGGGACGAGGTGCTGTACCGCGAAGCTTTGCGGCTTGGGCTGGATCAGGGTGACGCGATTGTCCGTCGGCGGCTGGTGAGCAAGATGGATATGACGGCAGGCGCGGCGGCAGAGATAGCCGAGCCGGATGACGCGACTTTGCAGGCGTTTCTGGACGAGAACAAAGAGCGTTATCAGACCGCGCTCGATACGAGTTTTGATCAGCTCTATTTTGCCGATCAGGCATCGGCGCAGGCGGCGATAGATCAGGCCGCAACCGCATCCGATTGGCAGGGGCTGGGCGAAGCGATCAGCCTGCCGGCCTCGATGGAGAACGCATCGCAGCGCGATATTCGCGCCCAGTTCGGCGAGGAATTTGGCGCCAAGCTTGCGGCGCTGGACACCGGCGACGCATGGCAAGGCCCGCTTCGCTCCGGCTTTGGCTGGCACATTGTGCGCCTGCGCGAGCGCGCCTCTACGGACACCGGCTTTGATGGTCTGAGGCAGCAACTCTCAAACGACTGGCGCAGCGCGCAAGTCGCAACCCGCAAAGAGCGCGCATTCGAATTGCTGCGCGAGGCATACCGGATCGAGATTGACCGGTGATCCGCCTGCTGCGGGCAATGCTGATCGCGGTGCTCGCGGCTTTCGCTGCTCCGCTTTCCGCTGATGAATTGCGCCCCGCCGTCATCGAACTTACCGAGCGCGAGGCGGGCCAATGGTCGCTCGAATGGAAGATCCCGGTTTCCGCCAACACACGCGGCGCTTCGCCTTTGCTCGCGCAGCCCGTTGTCCCGGCAAGCTGCACGATGGAAGGCGATGCGGTGCAACGCGCTGCGCCTCTCGCGCTCCTTGGCAGCGCGAAACTGGCGTGCACCGGCGATCTTGCAGAAGAGAGCTTCGGGCTGAGCGAACTTATCGGAAATGCAGACGCCATCGCCCGTGTTTCACCGCTGTCGCGCCCTACTCAAACCTTCAGGCTCACGGCCGAGACACCCACCGCGACCATCGCTGCCAAGCCCGACAGATGGGCGGTGGCCCGTGATTATTTCATCATCGGCGCGGAGCACATCCTGTTCGGTTGGGACCATCTATTGTTTGTTATCGCTCTGGTGTTGCTGGTGCGCAGTGGCTGGTCTGTAGTGAAGGCGGCAACGGCGTTTACGGTGGCGCATTCGATCACTCTGGTGGCGACAACACTCGGCTATGCCGGCTTGCCCAGCCGCCCGGTCGAGGCCCTGATTGCGCTTTCGATCGTCTTTCTCGCCGTGGAAGTGATCCGCGCAATCCGTGAGCCGGACCATCACACCTGGACCCGCCGCATGCCGTGGCTTGTCGCCTTTGCATTCGGTCTTTTGCATGGCTTCGGCTTTGCAGGGGCGCTGGCCGATATCGGCTTGCCGCAAGGAGAAATCGCCAGCGCGCTCGTAGCGTTCAATGTCGGCGTCGAAGCGGGGCAGTTGCTAGTGATCGCCGCGCTGATTGCTGTGCTTGCGGTAATGAAGCGCATGTTGCCTAGCGCCGAAACACCGGCGATCCGCGTGGCGACCTACGCCATAGGGATCACAGGCAGTTTCTGGCTCTTCGAAAGGCTTC
Coding sequences within it:
- the wecB gene encoding UDP-N-acetylglucosamine 2-epimerase (non-hydrolyzing), encoding MSDAQSRPKIMVTFGTRPEAIKMFPVVQALRATEQFNVCVAVTAQHREMLDQVMDIAGIKPDIDLDLMQPGQSLDALSARIITRFGEALDAEKPDRVLVHGDTLTTMMATLACYFRRIPVGHVEAGLRSGDIYSPWPEEVNRKVTGAVADLHFAPTENAAASLRAENVPEGAIHITGNTVIDALLIAREKVAANPSLAPALAPLRERFAGKRIVAVTAHRRENFGEGMHQIAAALKTLATREDIAIIYPMHPNPNVVEVMKPALSGINNIALIEPLDYLGFVAMMEASDIVLTDSGGIQEEAPSLGKPVLVMRDTTERPEGVAAGTAKLTGADKEIIVSEVSSLLDNRAAYEAMSKAHNPYGDGTASRQIAQIIGNAH
- the wecC gene encoding UDP-N-acetyl-D-mannosamine dehydrogenase, which translates into the protein MNAPFDTSTAFGLDAVSQPAPDHQIAVIGLGYIGLPTAAVLASYGWNVCGVDVSEKVVETVNAGGVHIEERDLDQLVRTATDTGRLTASTSVPTAHYYMIAVPTPLGKENKPDIAYVEAAARSIAPQILPGACVIVESTSPVGTTEKVADIIAEIRPDLKIPSFGDAEGGDIALAYCPERVLPGKIVRELVANDRVIGGMTPDCAERAVNLYASFVKGDCLSTNSRIAETVKLVENSFRDVNIAFANELSMIADEIGVDVWDVIRLANRHPRVNILQPGPGVGGHCIAVDPWFLVAGAPKSARLVRTAREVNDHKAVHTEQRIRGLLQAVPDAKVAVLGLAFKPDIDDFRESPALEIAEALSADCGERMLIVEPFAEKLSEELTNSGAKLTTLDEALSEAEIVVVLVDHTAFKHLTPSDLAGKITFDTRGMLKR
- a CDS encoding glycosyltransferase, whose translation is MTVGTQLGFDRLIKAMDALAPTLDMPVLAQTGAGEYKPVNMEAHARIAPDEFEKLVQSASLIVSHAGIGTVLTAQRFGRPIVLMPRRASLGEHRNDHQLATADKLSSRTGILVAMDETELADRIAEGLAQKDWPMDRSSGADELHAAVAEFIETGRL
- a CDS encoding glucuronosyltransferase encodes the protein MGKATKRVLAAASGGGHWEQLMLLRPAFEPYDIHYATTDSEVAAQHGLPGAAILPDCNKTRPFRSAWCAVVALWIVLRLRPDVIISTGAAPGFFCILAGRLIGAKTLWIDSVANADQLSMCGQLSLTFAHECLTQWEHLADDEKPAFRGAVL
- a CDS encoding CaiB/BaiF CoA-transferase family protein, with the protein product MTNNAGPLSGLKVVEFAGIGPGPHVAMLLADLGAEVVRIDRPGGGVMNPVVERARNRVTADLKSEEGKAFCRDAASKADVLIEGLRPGVMERLGLGPDELLADNPRLIYARMTGWGQDGPLAQAAGHDINYIALTGALDAIGKAGETAVPPQNLVGDFGGGSMYCAFGIMAALYERERSGKGQVVDAAIVDGTTSLMSFFFGLPKSAVRTTERGKGLLGGASHFYRCFKCADGKEVSLGAIEPQFYAELIAKSGAPAELTEGQMNPANWDENADKMAALFATKTRDEWCELLEGTDACFAPVMGLDEAREHPHMKAREAFVEHDGAWHTAPAPRFSRTPGKVRSSADNGADIVAGWTKG
- a CDS encoding MaoC family dehydratase, translating into MAGKFFDEWQVGDSVEHEIRRTVTETDNLLFSTMTHNPQPLHLDVEAAKESGFGRILVNSTFTFSLLVGLSVGDTTLGTLVANLGFDKVVTPKPVFIGDTMRARSEVKELRESKSRPEAGIVTFTHELLNQRDEVVCRCERSALLRRSA
- a CDS encoding DUF3604 domain-containing protein gives rise to the protein MRNWTSFALAGISALALSACDSLTPVDEAQSGDGEGTIELAEFPDRPYWGDTHLHTDNSVDAFGFGVRLGPEEALQFARGDTVTATTGAEAKLARPLDFLVIADHSDGLGATRRLYDAPRFLIQDETLLRWHDMMHESPEQSQLAIAELITAAANNTLPEAMRDPEANKENTRDIWTAHLDTLDRYNKPGEFTALAGFEWTLMPDGNNLHRVVMFRDGSDRTSQVVPFPGLSTTAEQLWDYMAAYSESTGGKALAIPHNSNLSNGLMFEMTMPDGSPMTAEYAAKRAAAEPVVEVTQIKGDSETHPFLSPNDEMAGFGVTGWELGNLPLTAKTTDDMLAGSYVREALKRGLSLEEQMGVNPYAFGMIGSTDSHTSLATGDEDNFWGKHTGNEYNNAERAPAAQNLGTRVGRFGWNYLAGGYAAAWARGNTRAEIFDAFQRREVYATTGPRMSVRVFGGFGFEDADWDGDWVRKGYTEGVPMGGELTSGDEAPRFMISALKDPDGANLDRVQIVKGYLDSEGEMQEQVYDVVWSDMENRAISGGKVPAVGDTVDRENATYTNDIGAPELRSVWTDPDYQAGQRAFYYVRVLEIPTPRWSLFDAVRFGFTLSEDAMADAVAQERAYTSPIWLKPSA
- a CDS encoding peptidylprolyl isomerase, with the protein product MTLPRWTREPLVHFLIAGAFVYAFFAWIGGTAVDPSSRVIDVDRDTQAQLALQYERTMGRAPTDAELDAQIEQFVRDEVLYREALRLGLDQGDAIVRRRLVSKMDMTAGAAAEIAEPDDATLQAFLDENKERYQTALDTSFDQLYFADQASAQAAIDQAATASDWQGLGEAISLPASMENASQRDIRAQFGEEFGAKLAALDTGDAWQGPLRSGFGWHIVRLRERASTDTGFDGLRQQLSNDWRSAQVATRKERAFELLREAYRIEIDR
- a CDS encoding HupE/UreJ family protein — encoded protein: MIRLLRAMLIAVLAAFAAPLSADELRPAVIELTEREAGQWSLEWKIPVSANTRGASPLLAQPVVPASCTMEGDAVQRAAPLALLGSAKLACTGDLAEESFGLSELIGNADAIARVSPLSRPTQTFRLTAETPTATIAAKPDRWAVARDYFIIGAEHILFGWDHLLFVIALVLLVRSGWSVVKAATAFTVAHSITLVATTLGYAGLPSRPVEALIALSIVFLAVEVIRAIREPDHHTWTRRMPWLVAFAFGLLHGFGFAGALADIGLPQGEIASALVAFNVGVEAGQLLVIAALIAVLAVMKRMLPSAETPAIRVATYAIGITGSFWLFERLLG